In the Micromonospora narathiwatensis genome, one interval contains:
- a CDS encoding sensor histidine kinase: MPVVGVTTSPPAPLDRPGGGAFTLVFTTLPALLRLTCGLVAAVVALAVRTPPVRVALLVPVVAVLTAWSVWYAVRALRHGATGAMVAGDVALTTGAGLAIPWLVAPEVLPGEVSWIAVLASTTVINAQATAPARWSVPAGLLVTAGYATGATAAGNPVEARSHAMTLLVQTGITAGISAVMRRRIGHADTAFADYQRLAREAVVARAAREAERRQNRDLHDTVLGTLTMVGLGALPGLSVTLRERCAADLRTLAALADARSAPAAGPVALDDRLRTVLARLPELPVTATLTPCALPAEVAGALADSAAAALANVVRHASDATTTLRLARDADTVVVEVADDGPGFDPATVPAHRYGLRESIIGRMASVGGRAEVTSAPGAGTRIRLEWTGVD, encoded by the coding sequence ATGCCGGTCGTTGGCGTCACGACCTCGCCCCCGGCCCCGCTGGACCGGCCGGGAGGCGGCGCGTTCACTCTGGTCTTCACCACCCTGCCGGCGCTGCTCCGGCTGACCTGTGGCCTGGTCGCTGCGGTGGTGGCCCTGGCGGTCCGCACCCCGCCGGTCCGGGTCGCGCTGCTGGTGCCGGTGGTCGCCGTGCTGACCGCCTGGTCCGTCTGGTACGCGGTCCGCGCGCTGCGGCACGGGGCCACCGGTGCCATGGTGGCCGGCGACGTCGCGCTCACCACCGGGGCCGGGCTGGCGATCCCCTGGCTGGTCGCGCCGGAGGTGCTGCCCGGCGAGGTGAGCTGGATCGCGGTGCTCGCCAGCACCACCGTGATCAACGCACAGGCCACCGCCCCGGCGCGCTGGTCGGTCCCGGCCGGGTTGCTGGTCACCGCCGGCTACGCGACCGGCGCGACCGCCGCCGGCAACCCGGTCGAGGCGCGGTCGCACGCGATGACGCTGCTGGTGCAGACCGGCATCACGGCGGGGATATCCGCGGTGATGCGGCGCCGGATCGGGCACGCCGACACCGCCTTCGCCGACTACCAGCGGCTGGCCCGCGAGGCGGTGGTGGCGCGCGCCGCCCGGGAGGCCGAGCGGCGGCAGAACCGCGACCTGCACGACACCGTGCTCGGCACGCTGACCATGGTCGGGCTCGGCGCGCTCCCCGGCCTGTCGGTCACGCTGCGCGAACGGTGCGCGGCGGACCTGCGTACCCTCGCCGCCCTGGCCGACGCCAGGTCGGCGCCGGCGGCCGGCCCGGTTGCGTTGGACGACCGGCTGCGCACGGTCCTGGCCCGGCTGCCGGAGCTGCCGGTGACCGCGACGCTCACGCCGTGCGCGCTGCCGGCGGAGGTCGCCGGCGCGCTGGCGGACAGCGCCGCCGCCGCGCTGGCCAACGTGGTCCGGCACGCGTCGGATGCCACCACCACGCTGCGCCTGGCCCGGGACGCCGACACCGTCGTGGTCGAGGTGGCCGACGACGGCCCTGGCTTCGACCCGGCCACCGTCCCCGCCCACCGGTACGGGCTGCGCGAGTCGATCATCGGGCGGATGGCTTCGGTGGGCGGCCGGGCAGAGGTGACTTCCGCCCCTGGCGCCGGCACCCGGATCCGACTGGAGTGGACCGGTGTCGACTGA
- a CDS encoding response regulator transcription factor, which translates to MDADAVAQDVTGGPPIGVAIVDDHPVVIDGVRAWLAGERRLRVLATGDDPDVVLRAAPEAEVVLLDLRLHGRMVIDKLAELSAAGRRVVVYSEHTDPDTMLAALDAGAVAFLAKHEGREHCVATVLAAASDRPYVPPALAGAMVGDPRPDRPALSDKEREALLLWFQSMSKASVARRMRISEHTVKQYVDRARIKYTRAGRPAATKAALLARAIEDGLVRPEEIGIYRSQASTDRPTP; encoded by the coding sequence ATGGACGCAGACGCGGTGGCGCAGGACGTGACGGGCGGGCCGCCGATCGGCGTGGCGATCGTGGACGACCATCCGGTGGTGATCGACGGGGTACGCGCCTGGCTGGCCGGCGAGCGGCGGCTGCGCGTACTGGCCACCGGCGACGATCCGGACGTGGTGCTGCGGGCCGCCCCGGAGGCCGAGGTGGTCCTGCTCGACCTCCGGCTGCACGGGCGGATGGTGATCGACAAGCTGGCCGAGCTGAGCGCCGCCGGACGGCGGGTGGTGGTCTACTCCGAGCACACCGACCCGGACACCATGCTCGCCGCGCTGGACGCGGGCGCGGTGGCGTTCCTGGCCAAGCACGAGGGACGCGAGCACTGTGTGGCGACCGTGCTCGCCGCGGCGAGCGACCGGCCGTACGTGCCGCCGGCGCTGGCCGGGGCGATGGTCGGCGATCCCCGGCCGGACCGGCCCGCGCTGTCGGACAAGGAGCGCGAGGCCCTGCTGCTGTGGTTCCAGTCGATGTCGAAGGCGTCGGTGGCCCGCCGGATGCGGATCAGCGAGCACACGGTCAAGCAGTACGTGGACCGGGCGCGGATCAAATACACCCGCGCGGGCCGACCGGCCGCCACCAAGGCGGCGCTGCTCGCCCGGGCGATCGAGGACGGACTCGTCCGGCCGGAAGAGATCGGCATCTACCGGTCACAGGCGTCCACCGACCGGCCGACCCCCTAA